In a genomic window of Sphingomonas lutea:
- a CDS encoding protein adenylyltransferase SelO family protein encodes MTAYQPDPRLLDLGPEFSDPVRPADFPTCTPRFVNRRWSARVGLNLSESDWARHFCRFDPLPDNLPEPLALRYHGHQFRVYNPDIGDGRGFTFAQLRDDRGRLLDLGTKGSGQTPYSRHADGRLTLKGGVREVFATEMLEALGVNTSKTFALFETGEQLERGDEPSPTRSAVLTRLGHGHIRIGTFQRLAFFGQAENIKTLVRYCLEHLFGEPGDDPLRLFDLASARTAELAASYLAAGFVHGVLNSDNINVTGESFDYGPWRFTPDWDPDFTAAYFDHYGLYSFARQPEAIHWDLAQLAGCLSLIAEAPALSDMLGAWSERFDRALTSALCRRLGVADDARVASALLKALASREATIDRIFFDWRGGRDPGVQAYPSPPFRELAALLDGRARPPSHPYWSGPGPCSMIIEEVEAIWSAIATSDDWQPFEDKVKAIRNMGEAMAQDAPAA; translated from the coding sequence GTGACCGCCTATCAGCCCGATCCTCGCTTGCTCGATCTTGGGCCCGAATTTTCCGACCCGGTCCGTCCGGCCGACTTCCCCACCTGCACGCCGCGCTTCGTCAATCGGCGCTGGAGCGCGCGGGTCGGGCTCAATCTGTCCGAAAGTGATTGGGCGCGGCACTTCTGCCGGTTCGACCCGCTGCCCGACAACCTGCCCGAGCCGCTTGCGCTGCGCTACCACGGGCATCAGTTCCGCGTGTACAATCCCGATATCGGCGACGGGCGCGGCTTCACGTTCGCGCAGCTGCGCGACGACCGGGGACGGCTGCTCGACCTCGGCACCAAGGGCTCGGGCCAGACGCCGTACAGCCGCCATGCCGACGGCCGCCTGACGCTCAAGGGCGGCGTGCGCGAAGTGTTTGCGACCGAGATGCTCGAAGCGCTGGGCGTCAACACGTCCAAGACCTTCGCACTGTTCGAAACGGGCGAGCAATTGGAGCGCGGCGACGAGCCTTCGCCCACGCGCTCCGCCGTGCTGACGCGCCTCGGCCACGGACACATCCGCATCGGCACCTTCCAGCGCCTCGCCTTTTTCGGCCAGGCCGAGAACATCAAGACGCTCGTCCGCTATTGCCTTGAGCATTTGTTCGGCGAGCCGGGCGACGATCCTCTCCGCTTGTTCGATCTTGCGAGCGCGCGCACCGCCGAGCTTGCGGCGTCTTATCTCGCCGCCGGCTTCGTCCACGGCGTGCTCAACAGCGACAATATCAACGTCACCGGCGAAAGCTTCGACTACGGCCCGTGGCGCTTTACGCCCGACTGGGATCCCGACTTCACTGCCGCTTATTTCGACCACTACGGCTTGTATTCCTTCGCCCGCCAGCCCGAGGCGATCCACTGGGACCTCGCCCAGCTTGCCGGCTGCCTGTCGCTCATCGCCGAAGCGCCGGCGCTGTCCGACATGCTAGGTGCTTGGAGCGAGCGCTTCGACCGGGCACTGACGTCCGCGCTTTGCCGTCGGCTTGGCGTGGCCGACGATGCCCGCGTGGCGTCTGCCCTGCTGAAGGCGCTCGCATCGCGCGAGGCGACGATCGACCGCATCTTCTTCGACTGGCGCGGCGGGCGCGATCCGGGAGTGCAAGCCTATCCGTCGCCGCCGTTCCGCGAACTGGCCGCACTGCTCGACGGCCGCGCCCGGCCCCCATCACATCCTTATTGGTCCGGCCCCGGCCCATGCTCGATGATTATTGAAGAGGTCGAGGCGATCTGGTCGGCCATTGCAACTAGCGACGACTGGCAGCCATTCGAGGACAAGGTTAAGGCCATCCGCAACATGGGGGAGGCGATGGCGCAGGATGCACCGGCAGCTTGA
- the astD gene encoding succinylglutamate-semialdehyde dehydrogenase has translation MHRQLDESAADVKRVDVAPLISTNPATGEDVWSGTPGDSAAEVAAARAAWPAWAAHAVAFRIETLRRFANVVRAKEGEFAELISRETGKPLWEARTEVGAVVNKVQISIDAYAERTGQRRLEAALGNKVAVRHKPHGVLAVLGPYNFPAHLPNGHIVPALIAGNAVVFKPSEKTPATGEFLVRCFHEAGVPEGAVRLLIGGRDQGRALAAQPGIDGLLFTGSARAGMSLHKQFAESPHKILALELGGNNPLVVWNAKDIAAAAAIAVQSAFLTAGQRCTAARRLVVEDGKHQELLDAVQALIDRIIVGEPFADPQPFMGPVIDLAAADQVQEQWLDLMMKGGKPLRRLDRLVEDKPFLTPALIDVTEAKDRPDEEIFGPVLQVVRVKDFDAAIDEANRTRFGLAASLIGGTPEQYDNFWANVRAGVINWNKPTNGAPSNAPFGGIGLSGNHRPSAFYAADYCAYPVTSSEAEAPRAAIGEGLRDPNKQED, from the coding sequence ATGCACCGGCAGCTTGACGAAAGTGCGGCGGACGTGAAGCGCGTCGACGTGGCGCCGCTCATCTCGACCAATCCGGCAACCGGCGAGGACGTCTGGTCCGGCACCCCGGGCGACTCCGCGGCCGAGGTTGCCGCCGCGCGCGCGGCCTGGCCCGCCTGGGCGGCGCACGCCGTCGCCTTCCGTATCGAAACCTTGCGTCGCTTCGCCAATGTCGTTCGCGCCAAGGAAGGCGAATTCGCCGAACTGATCTCCCGGGAGACCGGCAAGCCGCTGTGGGAAGCGCGGACCGAGGTCGGCGCGGTGGTCAACAAGGTCCAGATTTCGATCGATGCTTATGCCGAGCGGACGGGGCAACGCCGGCTCGAAGCCGCGCTCGGCAACAAGGTCGCGGTGCGCCACAAGCCGCATGGAGTGCTGGCCGTGCTCGGGCCCTATAATTTCCCTGCGCATTTGCCCAACGGCCACATCGTCCCGGCGCTGATCGCCGGCAATGCCGTGGTGTTCAAGCCGTCCGAAAAGACCCCTGCGACCGGCGAATTCCTGGTCCGCTGCTTCCACGAAGCCGGCGTCCCGGAAGGTGCGGTTCGGCTGCTGATCGGTGGGCGCGACCAGGGTCGCGCGCTGGCCGCCCAGCCGGGGATCGATGGGCTGCTGTTCACCGGCTCCGCGCGCGCCGGCATGTCGCTCCACAAGCAATTCGCGGAAAGCCCGCACAAGATCCTCGCGCTCGAACTTGGCGGCAACAATCCGCTGGTGGTGTGGAACGCCAAGGACATAGCTGCCGCCGCCGCGATTGCGGTTCAGTCGGCCTTTCTCACCGCGGGCCAGCGTTGCACCGCCGCGCGCCGGTTGGTCGTCGAGGACGGCAAGCACCAGGAACTGCTCGACGCCGTCCAGGCGCTGATCGACCGGATCATCGTCGGCGAACCCTTCGCCGATCCGCAGCCGTTCATGGGCCCGGTGATCGACCTCGCCGCCGCCGACCAGGTGCAGGAACAATGGCTCGACCTGATGATGAAGGGCGGCAAGCCGCTTCGCCGCCTCGACCGCCTGGTCGAGGACAAGCCGTTCCTGACGCCCGCGCTGATCGACGTGACCGAGGCGAAGGACCGCCCGGATGAGGAAATTTTCGGCCCTGTGCTGCAGGTCGTCCGGGTCAAGGATTTCGACGCCGCGATCGACGAAGCGAACCGCACGCGCTTTGGCCTTGCCGCAAGCCTGATCGGCGGCACGCCCGAACAATATGACAATTTCTGGGCCAATGTCCGCGCCGGCGTCATCAACTGGAACAAGCCGACCAACGGGGCGCCCTCAAACGCGCCGTTCGGCGGAATCGGCTTGTCGGGCAATCACCGTCCGAGCGCCTTCTATGCTGCCGATTATTGCGCTTATCCGGTGACGAGCAGCGAGGCCGAGGCACCCCGCGCCGCGATCGGCGAGGGCCTGCGCGACCCCAACAAGCAGGAAGACTAA
- a CDS encoding replicative DNA helicase — translation MAEILRIAESASEPGTQALPQNIEAEAALLGALMIDNRLVEDVQLKLQPHHFFEPLHGRIYESILRLTDKNMIANPVTLKPLFDADEAMKEVGGPSYLAQLTGSGAAVIGARDFAAQIYDLALLRALVGVGRDLVESALDTSEEVAPLAQIEQAETELYKVAEEGGAEGRAKSFGEAALASIRNAEAALNRGGGLTGITTGFQGLNGRIGGLQRSDLIIVAGRPGMGKSALATNMAFAAAERFMQDQSDGIDAKASAGAPVAIFSLEMSAEQLVTRVLSEQAQVTAEQIRTGNIAKQEFASFARTADRLHSLPLYIDDTPGLTIAALRTRARRLKRQKGIGMVVVDYLQLLQGTGRGGASENRVQEISEISRGLKQLAKELDVPVIGLSQLSRAVEQREDKRPQLADLRESGSIEQDADIVMFIYREEYYVASRKPAEDHPDFMAWQEQMERAYGRAELIVAKNRHGATGKEPLRFQGRYTKFSDPADEDRLPEMRS, via the coding sequence ATGGCTGAAATCCTCCGTATCGCCGAGTCTGCGTCCGAACCGGGCACCCAGGCCCTCCCGCAAAATATCGAAGCCGAAGCCGCGCTGCTGGGCGCGCTGATGATCGACAACCGGCTCGTCGAGGATGTCCAGCTCAAGCTCCAGCCGCATCATTTCTTCGAGCCGCTGCACGGCCGCATCTACGAATCGATCCTGCGGCTGACCGACAAGAACATGATCGCCAATCCGGTGACGCTGAAGCCGCTGTTCGATGCCGACGAGGCGATGAAGGAGGTTGGCGGGCCGTCCTATCTGGCTCAGTTGACAGGATCGGGCGCAGCCGTGATCGGCGCCCGCGATTTTGCCGCACAGATCTATGATCTGGCGTTGCTTCGCGCCCTTGTTGGCGTCGGCCGCGACCTGGTCGAAAGCGCGCTGGATACGAGCGAGGAGGTCGCCCCGCTCGCCCAGATCGAGCAAGCCGAGACCGAGCTGTACAAGGTCGCCGAGGAAGGCGGCGCGGAAGGGCGCGCAAAATCGTTCGGAGAGGCAGCGCTCGCCTCGATCCGCAATGCCGAGGCGGCGCTCAACCGCGGCGGCGGGCTGACCGGCATCACAACCGGCTTTCAAGGCCTCAACGGGCGCATAGGCGGCCTCCAGCGATCCGACCTGATCATCGTCGCGGGCCGTCCGGGCATGGGCAAGTCGGCACTGGCGACCAACATGGCCTTCGCGGCGGCCGAGCGGTTCATGCAGGACCAGTCCGATGGCATCGACGCCAAGGCCTCGGCCGGCGCGCCGGTTGCGATCTTCAGTCTGGAAATGTCGGCCGAGCAGCTCGTCACGCGCGTCCTCTCCGAACAGGCCCAGGTCACCGCCGAGCAGATCCGCACCGGCAATATCGCCAAGCAGGAATTCGCCTCGTTCGCGCGAACCGCCGACCGACTGCATTCGCTGCCGCTATACATCGACGACACGCCCGGCCTGACCATTGCGGCGCTACGCACGCGCGCGCGGCGCTTGAAGCGGCAGAAGGGCATCGGCATGGTCGTGGTCGACTATCTCCAGCTGCTCCAGGGCACCGGCCGCGGCGGCGCGAGCGAGAATCGCGTGCAGGAAATTTCAGAGATCAGCCGGGGTTTGAAGCAGTTGGCCAAGGAGCTCGACGTTCCGGTGATTGGCCTGTCGCAGCTCAGCCGTGCGGTCGAGCAGCGCGAGGACAAGCGCCCGCAACTCGCGGATCTGCGCGAATCGGGCTCCATCGAGCAGGACGCCGACATCGTCATGTTCATCTATCGCGAGGAATATTACGTCGCCTCGCGCAAGCCGGCCGAGGATCATCCCGATTTCATGGCGTGGCAGGAGCAGATGGAGCGCGCTTACGGCCGCGCCGAGCTGATCGTTGCCAAGAACCGTCACGGCGCGACCGGCAAGGAGCCGCTGCGCTTCCAGGGCCGCTACACCAAGTTCAGCGATCCCGCCGACGAGGATCGCCTGCCGGAAATGCGCAGCTAG
- the dcd gene encoding dCTP deaminase, with amino-acid sequence MSILSDRWIREQAQQHAMIEPFVEAQRRDGCISYGLSSYGYDARVADEFKIFTNVDNAIVDPKDFAANSFVDRKTDVCIIPPNSFALARTVEYFRVPRDVLVICLGKSTYARCGIIVNVTPLEPGWEGHVTLEFSNTTPLPAKVYANEGACQFLFLKGNEPCEVSYADRAGKYMGQKGVTLPKL; translated from the coding sequence ATGTCGATCCTTTCCGACCGCTGGATTCGCGAGCAGGCGCAGCAGCACGCCATGATCGAGCCGTTCGTCGAAGCGCAGCGGCGCGACGGCTGCATCAGCTACGGCCTGTCATCCTACGGCTATGACGCGCGCGTCGCCGACGAATTCAAGATCTTCACCAACGTCGACAATGCGATCGTCGACCCCAAGGATTTCGCCGCCAACAGCTTCGTCGACCGCAAGACTGACGTGTGCATCATCCCGCCCAACAGCTTCGCGCTCGCCCGAACGGTCGAATATTTCCGCGTGCCCCGCGACGTCCTCGTCATCTGCCTCGGCAAATCGACTTATGCGCGGTGCGGGATCATCGTGAATGTCACTCCGCTCGAGCCCGGCTGGGAGGGCCATGTGACGCTCGAATTTTCCAACACGACACCGTTGCCCGCCAAGGTCTACGCCAACGAAGGCGCGTGCCAGTTCCTGTTCCTCAAGGGCAATGAGCCGTGCGAGGTCAGCTACGCCGACCGCGCCGGCAAATATATGGGGCAGAAGGGCGTTACGCTGCCCAAGCTGTGA
- the kynU gene encoding kynureninase produces MSRIEALARERFSIPNDVIYLDGNSLGALPRATPERLRALMREEWRSDLIASWNKHGWIDLPMSIAARLAPIVNAKPAELLIADSTSVSLFKLLAAAARARSGRKTILTQRRNFPTDLYVAQGLCDMLGLTLRAVDADAVRDSIDDDVAVVSLTHVDYRSAAVHEMAAINRASRDAGALTCWDLSHSAGAIEVDLAGTECDLAVGCGYKYLNGGPGAPAFIFVAERLLETMHPPLQGWMGHAQPFAFEDGYQPAPGIARFLTGTPSILAIAALDCGLATFDGIAMADVAARSRGLSQAFIDAVEARCGDAVSLASPGDPAARGSHVCFAHPHGYAVMQALIARKVIGDFRAPDLMRFGFAPLYNDEGDVLRAAEILGEILDSRAWDDPRFHARAKVT; encoded by the coding sequence GTGAGCCGTATCGAAGCCCTCGCGCGCGAGCGCTTCAGCATCCCCAACGACGTCATTTATCTCGACGGCAACAGCCTCGGCGCGCTGCCGCGGGCGACACCCGAGCGGCTGCGCGCGCTGATGCGCGAGGAATGGCGCAGCGACCTCATAGCCAGCTGGAACAAGCATGGCTGGATCGACCTGCCGATGAGCATCGCGGCGCGGCTCGCGCCGATCGTGAACGCCAAACCTGCCGAACTGCTGATCGCTGATTCGACCTCGGTGTCCCTGTTCAAACTGCTCGCCGCGGCTGCGCGCGCCCGGTCGGGACGGAAGACGATCCTCACCCAGCGGCGCAATTTCCCCACCGATCTCTATGTCGCCCAGGGGCTGTGCGACATGCTCGGCCTGACCTTGCGAGCGGTGGACGCCGATGCCGTGCGCGACAGCATCGATGACGATGTCGCAGTCGTGTCACTGACGCATGTCGACTATCGCAGCGCCGCAGTCCACGAAATGGCGGCGATCAACCGCGCGTCGCGTGATGCCGGAGCGCTGACCTGCTGGGACCTGTCGCACAGCGCGGGCGCGATTGAGGTCGATCTCGCCGGTACGGAGTGCGATCTCGCGGTCGGCTGCGGCTACAAATATCTCAACGGCGGCCCGGGGGCGCCGGCCTTCATCTTCGTCGCCGAACGGCTGTTGGAGACCATGCACCCGCCGCTGCAGGGCTGGATGGGCCATGCGCAGCCATTCGCCTTCGAGGATGGCTATCAGCCAGCACCGGGAATCGCGCGCTTTCTCACCGGCACGCCGTCGATCCTGGCGATCGCCGCGCTCGATTGCGGCCTTGCGACCTTCGACGGAATCGCGATGGCCGACGTCGCGGCGCGTTCGCGCGGGCTGTCGCAGGCATTCATCGACGCCGTCGAAGCGCGCTGCGGCGATGCCGTCTCCCTCGCCTCCCCGGGGGATCCGGCGGCGCGCGGCAGCCACGTCTGCTTCGCACACCCGCACGGCTATGCGGTCATGCAGGCGCTGATCGCGCGCAAGGTGATCGGCGACTTCCGCGCGCCCGACCTGATGCGCTTCGGCTTTGCGCCGCTCTACAATGACGAAGGCGACGTGCTGCGGGCCGCGGAAATTCTCGGCGAAATCCTGGACAGCCGCGCGTGGGACGATCCGCGCTTTCACGCGCGGGCCAAGGTCACCTGA
- a CDS encoding DoxX family protein — protein MNMLSRWQPQLHAILRIVSGLLFMEHGTQKLLSFPPGDMAGMGTGLNSLPAYAGVIELICGFLIAIGLFTRPAAFLASGTMAAAYWIAHAPQNPFPVNNMGDAAILYCFVFLYFAAAGAGPWSVDGSRPALIR, from the coding sequence ATGAACATGCTTTCGCGTTGGCAGCCGCAACTTCACGCAATCCTGCGCATCGTCAGCGGCCTCCTTTTCATGGAACATGGGACTCAGAAATTGCTGTCTTTCCCGCCCGGTGACATGGCGGGGATGGGCACGGGGCTGAACAGCCTGCCCGCTTATGCCGGGGTGATCGAACTGATCTGCGGCTTCCTCATCGCTATCGGCCTGTTCACGCGGCCCGCGGCGTTCCTCGCCTCGGGCACGATGGCGGCGGCTTACTGGATCGCGCACGCGCCGCAGAACCCGTTCCCGGTCAACAACATGGGCGACGCGGCGATCCTCTATTGCTTCGTCTTCCTCTATTTCGCGGCAGCCGGGGCGGGGCCGTGGAGCGTCGACGGGTCGCGCCCGGCGCTGATCAGGTGA
- a CDS encoding NADPH-dependent FMN reductase has product MATYKIAILVGSLRKDSINRKIARSICAIRGDHLECGMVEIGDLPLYNQDFDKSPDEPATYGAFREKIAAADGVLFCTPEYNRGVPGVLKNAVDVGSRPYGSSVWNGKPAAIVSASPGSIGGFGANHQLRQACTFLNMPVMQQPEAYLGHVNDDSFDADGRLKDGPLKDLVEKLAHAFHDWVDMVHRARAALASS; this is encoded by the coding sequence ATGGCCACGTACAAGATCGCGATCCTCGTCGGCAGTCTTCGCAAGGACAGCATCAACCGCAAGATCGCCCGATCGATTTGCGCCATCCGCGGCGACCATCTGGAATGCGGGATGGTCGAGATCGGCGACCTGCCGCTGTACAACCAGGACTTCGACAAGTCGCCCGACGAGCCGGCGACCTACGGCGCATTCCGCGAGAAGATCGCCGCGGCCGACGGAGTCCTCTTCTGCACGCCCGAATATAATCGCGGCGTACCCGGCGTCCTCAAGAACGCGGTCGATGTCGGCTCGCGCCCCTATGGCAGCAGCGTGTGGAACGGGAAGCCGGCGGCGATCGTCAGCGCCTCGCCGGGAAGCATCGGCGGCTTTGGCGCCAATCACCAGCTGCGCCAGGCGTGCACCTTCCTCAACATGCCGGTGATGCAGCAGCCCGAAGCCTATTTGGGCCACGTCAACGACGACAGCTTCGATGCCGATGGCAGGCTCAAGGACGGGCCGCTCAAGGACCTCGTCGAAAAACTAGCGCATGCATTCCACGACTGGGTCGATATGGTGCACCGGGCGCGCGCCGCGCTCGCGTCGAGCTGA
- a CDS encoding ribonuclease R family protein — protein sequence MPKKRPAGLPSRKQILDFIATSDQPAGKREIARAFGLSGADKIQLKALLKDMADEGLIDHSRGRAFHQMGGVPKVTVLRVVEVDDSGTARAVPEQWHAETAPPKIRIVERERKGALGIGDRVLSRTEQKGDSYIAHPMKKLAKSAELALGVVRKEGERFWLSPVDKRERRELFISDLKDAEIGDLVLCEVSGRPPRVSARVDAVLGDPFAPRSFSLIAIHKHGLRHEFAQEAIDEAHRVAKTPLGEREDLTHLPIVAIDPADARDHDDAIWAEADGEGGWNAIVAIADVSFYVRPGSELDREARARGNSVYFPDRVVPMLPEELSADICSLKAGKVRAAMACHLKIAKDGELKSWRFTRAKICVAANIAYEDAQAAMDAAGEPQPFSIEGRGSSEGIELASSPCSMPEIEGPVSRELVEEALKPLWGCWRALLAARNKRGPLELDLPERVVQLDEKGRITSVAPRDRLDAHRLVEDYMIAANVAAARALEAKKTPVMYRVHEPPSREKLVALKDYLKTFGIEFALGQVVKPSTFTRVIERVGDGDGREEIMEQLLRTQMQARYGPERLGHFGLALATYAHFTSPIRRYADLLVHRGLVKAYGLGEGGLPQGDEERFEQIGEQISMLERRAMEAERDTIDRYVAAYLADRVGQLVDCRITGVQPFGFFATVLDLGGDGLVLAKDLGNEYFRFDEGAKVLVGDETGETYRIGQKLQLRLAEANPVSGSLRFELPEGSYGGPQPARRDRVRTTSRRGRPPNIRHQSRKGR from the coding sequence ATGCCCAAAAAGCGCCCCGCCGGCCTGCCCAGCCGCAAGCAGATCCTCGATTTCATCGCCACCTCCGACCAGCCGGCAGGGAAGCGCGAAATCGCGCGTGCCTTCGGCCTGTCGGGCGCGGACAAGATCCAGCTCAAGGCGCTGCTCAAGGACATGGCCGACGAAGGGCTGATCGACCATTCGCGCGGCCGCGCCTTCCACCAGATGGGCGGCGTGCCCAAGGTAACGGTGCTGCGCGTGGTCGAGGTCGACGACAGCGGAACGGCGCGCGCGGTGCCCGAGCAATGGCATGCCGAAACGGCGCCGCCCAAGATCCGCATCGTGGAGCGCGAGCGCAAGGGCGCGCTCGGCATCGGCGACCGCGTCCTGTCGCGGACCGAGCAGAAGGGCGATAGCTATATCGCGCACCCGATGAAGAAGCTCGCCAAGTCGGCGGAGCTGGCGCTGGGGGTGGTGCGCAAGGAGGGCGAGCGCTTCTGGCTATCACCGGTCGACAAGCGCGAGCGGCGCGAATTGTTCATCAGCGATTTGAAGGATGCGGAGATCGGAGACCTCGTGCTGTGCGAGGTGTCGGGCCGTCCGCCGCGGGTGAGCGCACGGGTCGACGCGGTCCTCGGCGACCCGTTCGCGCCGCGGAGCTTCAGCCTGATCGCCATTCACAAGCACGGGTTGCGCCATGAGTTTGCGCAGGAAGCGATCGATGAGGCGCATCGGGTTGCGAAAACGCCGCTCGGCGAGCGCGAGGACCTGACGCATCTGCCGATCGTCGCGATCGATCCGGCCGATGCGCGCGATCATGACGACGCCATCTGGGCCGAGGCGGATGGCGAGGGTGGGTGGAACGCAATCGTCGCGATCGCCGACGTCAGCTTCTACGTCCGCCCCGGCAGCGAGCTCGACCGCGAGGCGCGGGCGCGGGGCAACAGCGTCTATTTTCCCGATCGGGTGGTGCCGATGCTGCCAGAGGAATTGTCGGCGGACATCTGCTCGCTGAAGGCGGGCAAGGTGCGCGCGGCGATGGCCTGCCACCTCAAGATCGCCAAGGACGGCGAGCTCAAAAGCTGGCGATTTACGCGGGCCAAGATCTGCGTGGCGGCGAACATTGCCTACGAGGATGCGCAGGCGGCGATGGATGCGGCGGGCGAACCCCAACCGTTCTCCATCGAGGGGAGGGGCTCTTCCGAGGGCATCGAACTCGCCTCCTCGCCCTGCTCCATGCCCGAGATCGAAGGGCCGGTATCGCGCGAACTGGTCGAGGAGGCGCTCAAGCCCCTCTGGGGCTGCTGGCGCGCGCTGCTCGCCGCCCGCAACAAGCGCGGGCCGCTCGAGCTCGACCTGCCCGAGCGCGTGGTGCAGCTCGATGAAAAGGGCCGCATCACCTCGGTCGCGCCGCGCGACCGGCTCGATGCGCACCGACTGGTCGAGGATTATATGATCGCCGCCAATGTCGCTGCGGCGCGCGCGCTCGAAGCGAAGAAGACGCCGGTCATGTACCGCGTCCACGAACCGCCGAGCCGCGAGAAGCTCGTCGCGCTCAAGGACTATCTCAAGACCTTCGGAATCGAGTTCGCGCTCGGCCAAGTCGTGAAGCCGAGCACCTTTACCCGTGTCATCGAGCGCGTCGGCGACGGCGACGGGCGTGAGGAGATCATGGAGCAGCTGCTGCGTACGCAGATGCAGGCGCGCTACGGGCCGGAGCGGCTCGGCCACTTCGGACTCGCGCTCGCGACCTACGCGCATTTCACTTCGCCCATCCGCCGGTACGCCGACCTGCTCGTCCACCGCGGGCTGGTGAAGGCCTACGGCCTTGGCGAGGGCGGTCTTCCGCAGGGCGACGAGGAACGCTTTGAACAGATCGGCGAGCAGATCTCGATGCTCGAGCGGCGCGCGATGGAGGCCGAGCGCGATACGATTGACCGCTATGTCGCGGCCTATCTCGCCGACCGCGTCGGCCAACTGGTAGATTGCAGGATCACCGGCGTGCAGCCGTTCGGTTTCTTTGCGACGGTGCTCGACCTTGGCGGCGACGGGCTGGTGCTCGCCAAGGACCTGGGCAACGAATATTTCCGCTTCGACGAAGGCGCCAAGGTGCTGGTCGGCGACGAGACCGGCGAGACCTATCGCATCGGCCAGAAGCTGCAGCTGCGGCTGGCGGAGGCCAATCCGGTTTCCGGCTCGCTGCGCTTCGAATTGCCCGAAGGCAGCTATGGCGGACCGCAACCCGCACGCCGCGACCGCGTTCGCACAACGAGCCGTCGCGGACGGCCGCCCAACATCCGCCACCAAAGTCGCAAGGGACGCTGA
- a CDS encoding DMT family transporter, whose translation MRGATQDTDRPAEQRPLAGVALRLVTALLLAVMFALVKLAATRGVNLVETVFYRQIGSAACAAALVAAGPGFGSLRTKRVGAHVGRMALGVTAMALNFLAMIMLPLAEATAIGFTVPIFSVVLAALVLGEPTGRWRWGAVAIGFVGVLLIVQPGRDAVPLDGASVAILAALLTASVTIVIRRLGATERASTTVFWFAVSSLVPLAGMMLWFAQAHEAATWGVLAGIALAGGLAQLTLTGALRLAPVALVMPMDYTSLLWATLLGAWLFSEMPTPSVWIGAPVIILSGLVIVWREHRLARRAALAAKAEVATT comes from the coding sequence GTGCGCGGCGCGACCCAAGACACCGACCGGCCCGCCGAGCAGCGTCCGCTCGCAGGAGTGGCGCTGCGGCTCGTCACCGCATTGCTGCTCGCGGTGATGTTCGCGCTGGTGAAGCTGGCCGCAACGCGCGGCGTGAACCTGGTCGAGACGGTGTTCTACCGGCAGATCGGGTCGGCGGCGTGCGCGGCGGCTTTGGTGGCGGCGGGGCCGGGGTTTGGCTCATTGCGAACGAAGCGTGTGGGTGCGCATGTCGGGCGGATGGCGCTGGGGGTGACGGCGATGGCGCTCAACTTCCTGGCAATGATCATGCTGCCGCTGGCCGAGGCGACCGCGATCGGTTTCACCGTGCCGATCTTCTCCGTCGTGCTGGCGGCGCTGGTGCTGGGTGAGCCGACGGGCCGGTGGCGCTGGGGCGCGGTCGCAATCGGGTTCGTCGGCGTGCTGCTGATCGTCCAGCCGGGCCGAGATGCGGTCCCGTTGGACGGCGCATCGGTGGCGATCCTCGCCGCACTGCTAACGGCGTCGGTGACGATCGTCATCCGCCGTCTCGGCGCGACCGAGCGGGCATCGACCACGGTCTTCTGGTTCGCGGTGAGCTCGCTGGTGCCGCTAGCGGGGATGATGCTGTGGTTCGCGCAAGCGCATGAGGCGGCGACGTGGGGCGTGCTCGCGGGGATCGCGCTTGCCGGCGGACTCGCACAGCTGACGCTGACCGGCGCGCTGCGGCTCGCCCCGGTCGCGCTGGTCATGCCGATGGATTACACCAGCCTGCTGTGGGCGACCCTGCTCGGCGCGTGGCTGTTCAGCGAAATGCCGACGCCCAGCGTGTGGATCGGCGCGCCGGTGATCATCCTCAGCGGGCTCGTCATCGTGTGGCGGGAACATCGGCTTGCGCGGCGCGCTGCACTGGCCGCAAAGGCGGAAGTCGCCACGACCTAG
- a CDS encoding endonuclease domain-containing protein, whose amino-acid sequence MKQHPPPGAVTRARRLRRDMTDAERAMWRLLREGFPEHHFRRQVPVRHYIADFVCHRAKLVIEVDGGQHREDVDGVRTANIEAEGYRVIRFWNNDVLGNPDGVWTLIDTALRGRHPTPTPPHRGEGL is encoded by the coding sequence GTGAAGCAACATCCGCCGCCCGGCGCCGTCACGCGCGCCCGCCGACTTCGGCGCGACATGACCGACGCTGAGCGGGCGATGTGGCGGCTGCTGCGTGAGGGGTTCCCGGAGCATCATTTCCGACGGCAGGTGCCGGTCCGTCATTACATTGCCGACTTCGTTTGCCATCGCGCGAAGCTGGTGATCGAGGTCGATGGTGGGCAACATCGCGAAGACGTGGATGGAGTGCGCACCGCCAATATCGAGGCTGAGGGTTATCGCGTCATCCGTTTCTGGAACAACGACGTGCTGGGCAATCCGGATGGCGTGTGGACATTGATAGATACGGCGTTGCGCGGGCGTCACCCCACCCCAACCCCTCCCCATCGAGGGGAGGGGCTTTAG